TGGTAGAATAAATATAAATAAGAATATAGAAAGGGGAATGCCAAGTTGGCAAGACCGCCTAAATTGAGAAGGGTTGAATTCATTCCAAATATACAGCACTTTGTGCCTTTAAGCATACAAACAAATACTATCGGAGAAAACGTTTTACTGATTGAGGAAATTGAAGCTATACGTTTAAAGGATCTAGAAAAACTGGAGCAGGAAGAGTGTGCCGAAAAAATGGAAGTATCTAGGCAAACCTTCCAGCGGATCCTCAATAATGCAAGGGAAAAAATTGCCGACAGCATTATAAAAGGAAAAGCTATACGTATAGAAGGCGGGAATTTTACCCGCAATATTTGTCCGGTGCGGTGTCTTGATTGTGGTAAAGAGTGGAAGGAAAGCTATGAAAACTTTGAAAAAGTAATTAATGGCGAATACTCATGTGCGAATTGCCGATCAAAAAAAATAATCTGCCTGCATACCAATGGTCAAAAATTTTGCCGGCGCAATTGCTGGAGAAGGGGAAGGATTGATTAATAAACTATATTTAAAAGAGTCTTGTAAGGCTCTTTTTATTTTTATTGAGTAACAGTGGATATTTCTGGTTTTTGCTGTTTAGAAATATTATCACTGGTTACACTGCTTTGTAATTATTGACAGATTGGTGAAAGAGTGCTATTATTCTTTATAGCCAAATGGGCAAAAGCCCATAATACCCATTGGTCAGCAGCGGAGATGCAGTTGAATTCTTGGCAATTGAATTCTTATCTTAAATTCTATTAAGGACGTGACTGTATGTACGATGAGGTCTATAATGATACGGTATTTGACCATTTCATGAACCCTAGAAATGCTGGAGTGATAAACGATGCAGATGGATTTGGGGTTTGTGGTGATCCTGGTTGCGGTGATTTTTTGACCATATATATCAAAGTTGCAAACGACACCATCGCGGATATAAGCTTTCTTGTTTTCGGATGCGCTGCTGCAATAGCAACAAGCAGTATGACGACCGAACTGGCCAAAGGTAAGGCGTTAGAGGAAGCAATAAAAATAACTGAAGATGATATTATAGAGGCATTGGGCGGGCTGCCGGAGCATAAGCAGCATTGTTCAAACCTTGGGGTAAAAGCTTTAAGAAGCGCTATTGAGAATTACTATAATAAAACCATTGAGAAATACCAATAGAGTAATTAACTATTTATCATTTATTAAGTTGTGGAGGCTCCCGGCATGATTTTAGAACGTGTTTATGATTCAGCCCTGTCAAGGCTTGCGGGGAAAAAAATAAAAGAGGTCAGGATAGGCCTGGAATTGATGGCTGTTGAACTGGATGACGGGGCAATTGGCGTTACCTATGTATTAAGAAAGGAAATAGGTCATGCCTGTGCAGCGCTTCCCAAGGCCGGAAGCCTTTTGGGAATGCCTGCCTGTCCTTTCAGGAACAAGATGGCAATCGTCACATAGAGACGCTATTCACCTTGGTATAAGCCAGTGCGCCGGAATGAAGCAATTAATCAAGTACGGGCAGAAGATGTCAGTAAAAGTTAAGTAATAAAAAAAACCTGCAAGAGTTAATTTTTATACCATTAATGGTTACTATGTTGCATAATGGATGTATGGTTATTCATCAATTTAAAAAAATTGCCGAGGATTGTCCCATTTTAGTATATATGATATAATTTAATAGCTTCTGCGGAAGTTTTATTTGGCGTTCCTTGCAAGAGGAGGCTTAAACTCCATGCATTTAGAAGTAAGAGTGTTTAGTGGGTTGGAAAAACATATTCCGGGCGCCCGCTTCGGACAGCCTATAAAGGTAAATATCACGGAGCATTTTACCTGCAGGATGCTTTTGGACAAGCTCAATATTCCGGAAAAAGAGGTATTTATTGTACTTGTAAACGGTGTGAACACGGCGCTTGATGACG
This genomic interval from Pelotomaculum schinkii contains the following:
- a CDS encoding DUF134 domain-containing protein, with protein sequence MARPPKLRRVEFIPNIQHFVPLSIQTNTIGENVLLIEEIEAIRLKDLEKLEQEECAEKMEVSRQTFQRILNNAREKIADSIIKGKAIRIEGGNFTRNICPVRCLDCGKEWKESYENFEKVINGEYSCANCRSKKIICLHTNGQKFCRRNCWRRGRID
- a CDS encoding iron-sulfur cluster assembly scaffold protein, which translates into the protein MYDEVYNDTVFDHFMNPRNAGVINDADGFGVCGDPGCGDFLTIYIKVANDTIADISFLVFGCAAAIATSSMTTELAKGKALEEAIKITEDDIIEALGGLPEHKQHCSNLGVKALRSAIENYYNKTIEKYQ
- a CDS encoding DUF4213 domain-containing protein gives rise to the protein MILERVYDSALSRLAGKKIKEVRIGLELMAVELDDGAIGVTYVLRKEIGHACAALPKAGSLLGMPACPFRNKMAIVT
- a CDS encoding MoaD/ThiS family protein, giving the protein MHLEVRVFSGLEKHIPGARFGQPIKVNITEHFTCRMLLDKLNIPEKEVFIVLVNGVNTALDDALADGDRISLFPPVGGG